The Drosophila sechellia strain sech25 chromosome 2R, ASM438219v1, whole genome shotgun sequence nucleotide sequence GTAGGTATTCGGATTGACTTATCAACAGTTtgagcaaatattttaataagaaGCTAGAGGAGCTATCAACCCCATTCCAATTTCGGGTATGCCAGGAGCTGCTCTCAGTCGAGAGCGCTTGCCACTTCAGACTCTCTTGGAATTTATCTAATCGAGTTGCAGTTCGTTCAGTTCTGACTCACTGCGATTCCCGCCGTTAGTCAATTCCGCACAGTCTGACGGGAACCACGCTCTTACTCCGGCTGCCTTCCGATTGTATCCGTGAGATTGTTTTTTCCGGTGTAAGTTATCAGCGCACCCGTAGGGTGCGACGCCCTCACCTGTTTTCCCGATTCGAAATAGCTTATCAGTGCGCATAAAGAAGTGAATAGTTCCATGCCCACATTGATCAACGATTTGTAAACTAAAAAATTCCGAAACTTACTTAGTAGGCTAAGTTACGGTAATCTAAATATACCGTAATCCTAATAGGGCACGGtattgttatattttaaatatctaTAAACATCAACAACCTTATCAGGTGACGTGCGTTATTTTATCTATGAATTGCTATCGCGTCGTTTGCTATAAAGCAATTTGTTATGACGAAAGCAATACTAGTTGATTTCACTTTCCTTTTTACATCGgttctattaaaaatataatagcGAATTatgattttgaaataaatagtATCACCTAGTAGCAGGTCTAATACGTCACTAgagatttttgattttttgtatatttatgttacttttaagtatttaaaaatataaattaaagcataaatttgtttggccCAGATTGAGATGAGCGAACCCCAAGAAGGCAGAAATCAGTTCGCGCGAAATCTGATAGATGTCATTACCAAAGATGCCCTGCAGCAGAGCAAAAACCCCCACATCAATACGGTTTTCTCACCAGCATCCGTCCAAAGTTCATTAACCTTGGCATTTATGGGGGCATCCGGATCTACGGCAGAGGAGCTAAGGAATGGGCTTCAGCTAGGACCAGGAGACCGCCATCACATAGCCCTAAACTTCGGAGAGTTCTGGCGCACGAGCTGCAACTACGGCGACAGGGGACCCGTGTTGAAGTCCGTGAACAGATTGTACGTCAACGATTCCTTGGAACTGCTTACCGAGTTCAACGAGATCGCCGTGGACTTCTTCCAGTCGAAGGCAGAGGCGACGAGGTTCGCCGATTCGGAGGGAGCTACGCAGCTGATCAACGACTGGGTGGAACAGGAGACGGAGCACAAGATCACCAACCTGCTCCAATCGGACGCCGTGAACAACGAAACGAGCGCCTTGCTCATCAACGTCTTGTACTTCAAGGGAAAGTGGCAGAAACCCTTTATGCCAGAGACCACATCGATTGACCATTTCCACGTGGACCGGGACACTCACGTGGAGGTGAATATGATGTACCAAGAGGACAAGTTCAGGTTCGCCGAACTGCCACAGCTGAAGGCTCGAGCTGTGGAACTGCCCTATGAGTACTCAAACATTCACATGCTAATCCTGCTGCCCAACGAAGTAAACGGTCTGCAGGAGTTAGAGCAGCAACTCAAGACCTTGGATCTAGCCGATATTGACTCCGCTCTGACCTTGCAAGATGTCGAGATCTTTCTGCCCAGGATGTGCATAGAGTACGACGTAGACCTCAAGCAGGTACTTAATCAGGTAAGATACAAGTAACCGATAGTagtggctttttttttttaataataatttgatATCTGATATTAATTCTCAGCTGGGTATTACGGAAGTCTTCAGCGATAAGGCCAAACTAGACGGGCTCTTTACCTCGCGAAGTGGCCAAAAGATTTCGGCAGCAAGGCACCGCGGCTACATCGACGTAAATGAGGCAGGATCGGAGGCAGCAGCAGTCAGTTGTAAGTGAAATCAGCTGCTTGAAACTCATACTTGTTCATACTAATCCCAACTCTGATTCCCACACTCAGTCATGAAGATAGTGCCCATGATGCTCAACATGAACAAGAAGCTCTTCAAGGCGGATCACCCGTTCGTCTTTTACATACGAAACCCGCAGGCCGTCTTCTTCGCCGGCCGATTCTCGAACCCCAAGTCTGGATCTGGACCAGGAGAGGAGGGCTTGTCACGGGAAGGTGCCGATGCCAGCATGTACAATGTCTAAGAACAGTAGTGAGACCGAATAGAACTCAGCTATGAAATCCCACTAGACGTCATTGGATTTCAATCCGAGAGAGCTGTGTGCGCAGTTCTCAGTAACGTAATGAAGTATCGCCAGTAGGTACATATATGTCCAGTGCATATATGAGCTCGTCTTGGCAGTCGGCGCTCAGTTTACAGAGATACTTATCTCGGGGAAGAGTTCGTTGTAGACGGTCAAATGTATTACTTGTGTAAGTGGCGATCGCTTATAGCCAGTGAATTAAAATACAAAGCAATAAATTACCTATAATAACTTATGATTTAAATTGTTGTGTTAGtcatacaaaataataaaacaatatgATGAAGATGTTTGCTGTGGCATTAACTTTTAACTAACAAAGACTATCAGCTATTGTTGAATTCGATCTGCTTAAGTCTGAAAAAGTACAAACATCAAGTTTAATATGCATGAACAGAATTTCCGAACGCTGCAAACCAATTGATAATTCATTTTCCCACACTAGGCCTTCTCCTGTCGATCACTTCTGTGGCATGTCAGACCTCCAAAGAGATCTACCAGCTACTTTCCAAGAGCCATACAAACCAGAACCTCGTCGTCTCGCCCGTCTCCATAGAGACCATCCTTAGCATGGTCTTCATGGGCGCAGGAGGCTCGACAGCCCAGGAACTGCAGAGCGCATTGGGCTTACCATCGGAGGACAAGGAGGCGGTGGCAGCCAGGTACGGGGCTCTCCTCAACCAGCTCCAGGGACAGGAGGAGGGACCCATACTGAAGCTCGCGAACCGCATCTACGTCAACGACCAGTACAGCCTGAATCAGAACTACAACCTCGCTGTGAGGGAGCCCTTCAAGTCCGAGGCGGAGTCCATCAGTCTGGCCAATGGCCCTGTGGCGGCCGAGAGAATCAACCAGTGGGTGCTGGACCAGACCAGTGGTAAAATCAAGGACATGATCGATCCCGGCAGCATGACGTCCGACGTGAAGGCCTTGCTGGTGAACGCCATCTTCTTTAAGGGCCAGTGGGAGTCGAAGTTTAACCCAGCTAAGACCAGAGCCTCCACCTTCCAAGTAACTGCGAACAAGAGTGTGCCCGTCCAGATGATGGCGCAAATGGGAACATTCAGGGCGAACTACTTCCGCGACTTGGATGCCCAAGTCATCGAGCTGCCGTACCTTAACTCCAACCTGTCCATGACTATCTTTCTGCCCCGAGAAGTGGAGGGCTTGAGCGCCTTGGAAGAGAAGATCGTTGGCTTCGCCAGACCGCTGGATGCCAAGGAGGTGTATCTGAAGCTGCCCAAGTTCAAAATCGAATTTCGTGATGAGCTTAAAGAGACCTTAGAGAAGGTAAGACTCCGCCAGGAAACACCCGGTTGTGCCACTTTAACGCTCGATTCTGTTTAAGCTGGGCATCCGAGAGCTTTTCACCGACAAGTCAGACTTAAGCGGCCTGTTCGCCGATAAGTCAGGCGGCAAAGTCAGCCAGGTCTCGCACAAGGCGTTTCTGGAGGTGAACGAGGAGGGAGCGGAGGCCGCAGGTGCCACATGTAAGTACAGATTTGGTTATCAGCGTTGAATGTTGACTCCTATATGCTTACTGTTCCCAATGATCATCCCCAGCTGTGGCCGTCACAAATCGAGCGGGATTTTCTACGTTCCTCATGGCCGATCATCCCTTTGCCTTCGTCATTCGCGATGCGAACACCATATACTTCCAGGGGCGTGTTGTAAGCCCTTgaataaatgaaaacaatattttaaCTTAAAAACTTTGGTTCTAAAATTCCAAACGGAAtgattaaattttaagttaCGGATCACTGTGGACGGTAGTCCACGTAGTGACGAAGGGTAACGCTGCGAAGGCAACTAATAATAGGTAGGTAATAGGTAGTAGTAGGTGACTGGTAGGCAACATGTgccacaaaaaatatgaatgctTAAAATTCCCAAATATTTAAAGTCTGTTAAATTCTGATGCTTCGTTAAAAGACTTTAGTTTCAAATACGTTAATTTGATGTATTTTAAATCCTGGTAAACCGCGCgatgttatttttattaaaaaaaactacTAGTTCATCcggaaaaagaaataaaaagttaAGCTTCTTCCACCCATGAagctatatacatacatacattcgCTAAAAGTCgttaaaaaatcaatttaaaacaCTATTCACGGTGCCTAAATGTATTATGTCTAAATACCACAGGTAAAGAACATGTGAAAAGGTTTTATTCGAGTTTCTCGCGTACTTTATTAGCAAGTGGTATCTGATATTCGAGCTACTTGACTATAGCGGTATCTCCTGTTTTTAATATGcaatattgatatttttttaagccGATACTGATgttaaaaaaagtaaaaaggcATTCCATGCTTGGGATGGAGTTAAATTCTCTTGGGAAACCTAACAAATAATACAGAATGCTTGCGAAGTGTCTCATTCATGGTgctaatgaaaatgaatatacatacatatgtagtaAACTAAACGAAATTAATTTCCCCACTGAGTGACGTTGTATGGCCAGAAAGAAAATCAGTCGTCAGTTCAACGTAGAGCCCCTCGAACTGTCTTTTAATACGTGGACGGATTATGTATCATTGAAATCAGTTCTCCACGAACTTAACTACAATCAAATACTCTACAGATAATTAAGGTAAttgtacatacacacatatatgcaTGTACTTGCTGATCTAGTATACATACttagaaattaattttttcactTTCGATGTGATTTCCGGAGAGAGGAGTATTTctatttgtaaacaaaatgaCATCACTGTCAACAACTACAAAATTAAGAGAGCCTTTTAGGAAGAGAGTGAGTACCAAGTAAAGAGAACCAGAAACAAAGTGCGTTCTCTTGACATAATTcccaatttttattatttgagtCACGAACTAAGAAAACGGATCTGAAAATTAGCCACTAATTATGCAAACGTTCTTAATTTATAGAAGTCAACATACATCTATTTTAACTATTGACCTTAAAAGggttaaaaatttataaatgcattttcaTTACTTTCCTGgcatttcaaacatttttgagGGATTAGTTTATTAAGGTAAATATAAACCCCAATATAATTTACCAAAATGAGTATTTGCTTTCAAACTACCTAACAACAATTTAATCGTTTCAAAATCTTGTACGCTCTCTTGATTCTTCGTTAGAATCGTAAATAGTAAAATCGTGGTAAGATTCATCTAATCCAAAAACCAGTTGTGTTATGGTGATATTACAGGAGAACGGAAAAACCAGTCTAAGCCCAGAAAACAGTTGAATCACATTTTGATTTcaaaggctcttttaatcaaagccattctcgctccaacgtggagttatgccatccaggtgtggggaactgctgccaaatcccagcttaataggctccgtgtggtccagtcgagagctgcacgtcacgcatctgggctcccctggtacgtgacgaacatgctcatcgaaagagatctgaaagttaccctacttggggatcagattaatttccacagcagccgttatgccgacaggcttatggcccacccgaaccgactagcaactatcctcgctgatcccatctccctccgaagactgaagagggtacaccccagcgatctccttacccggaggataatataacatatttcattttaagtaattgataactagactagatttttctttcttttgtactttataattaagataccaattggtctcatttatctttatcacacattaggttatgtacagaggaattactgaacgattccttttgaaaccttaataaatagaattagtatTCAAAATGATTTCAAAGTAACAACCTCGCGAATGGTTCAGTTTTCGTAATCATGTCAGGTAGGGAAGACGCTTGCACAAGCTGTCTGTCCACGAATTATTGACCTACTTTACTGCTCTTCCGGTATTTCCATGTCCACGTCATGCAGTCAAGGCCACGTGTTCACTTCTGCTGCTCCAGGGCTTGATTCTGGCCATGGCGAGAACCCTTAACTACGCCAAAAGTCCCGCAGGCGAGGCTCAATGGCCAGTTGGCCAAGTCCCAGTCTGGCCGGAACATTGTCCTCTCCCCATCGTCCATCCGGACGGGCTTGGCCCTAGCTTACCTGGGCGCCGAGAGCAGCACTGCCGACTAGTTGAAACTGAGATTGGGCCTGGAAGGAGCTGGAAAGAGCGAGGTGGCCGAGAAATTGGCCCAGCTGTTGCCCAAGGGACAGTGGGAGAAGGCGAGTGGTGACGAGGACGGGCCCAAATTGAAGAATGCCAATCGGATTTTCGTGGCCCAGAGATTCAAGCTGGCCCAGGCCTATCAGGATTTGGTGAGCAAGAACTTCGCAGCAGCTGCAGAGAATGTGAACTTTACCCAAAGTGCGGACACAGCCAAGCACATTAACTCCTGGGTGGAGGAGCAGACCCATCAGCAAATCAAGGACCTCATTGCTCCGGACTCTCTGGATGCAGATACTTCGGCCATCCTGGTCAATGCCATCTACTTCAAGGCCGACTGGCAGAGCAGCTTTCCCGACTACGCCACATACGACAGCGACTTCGTCAACCACGGAGGGCGGAAGGTCGGCGTGGACACCATGTCCCAAGAGGATTACTTCAGGTTCGGCGAACTGCCCGAGTTAAAGGCCAAGGTCGTGGAACTGCCCTACACAGGCACAGATATCGTTTTCCTGATCATCCTGCCTCAGGAAGAGCAGGGACTGGCCCAAGTCGAGGAGAAACTCTTGGGCTTAGACCTCAATGATATAAGCTTCCAATTGAGCAGGCGAAAGGTCCGCGTGCAGCTGCCCAAATTCAAATTCGAATTCGATGTCCCTCTGCAGGCAGCCCTGGAGGAGGTGAGTCCTTTAGGCTAAGATAGCTAAATACTTGTTTGGTGACCCAATGTTAGTAACCGAACACTAGTGGCAAATGAGCTCTGCAGCTTTAAAATTCAATGTGTAGGACGTGTTGTGTTGAACTACATTGGAATGTTGATATACGATATTTCCTTTACTTGTAAAAGCGTATAATGAAAAGTATTAACaattatacataaatatataaatggaTATTACGGATAGGAATCACTAGCCGAGTGGATCTAGTCATGGCTGTTCGTTTGTCTGTTCTTAAGAACTTCGACCTCCTGGGAGGTGAAAGATGAAGCATGTCGACTTTATTATCACGTCCCTAAttacgcccacactttttgattacacattttttaaatacgTTTATAACTGCTAATATGCCAAAAACATTTTGGCTACCCCCATGAAGTACTTAGATTCTTGAACAGCAATAACTTTGATTCTTTCAGTTGGGCATTAAGAAACTATTCGCTCCTGAAGCGAACTTCAGTAGTCTCCTTCAGGAATCGGAACCCCTACGCATCTCGGAAGTGAAGCACAAGGCGATCATCGAGGTTAACGAAAAGGGAACTACGGCCAGTGGAGCAACCTGTAAGTCTGTCCataaatatacaaacattCTTGACAGTCTTTTTTCCTTTCACTCCAGTTGTCAAGGTTTCGGTGGAGTCGCTCTTGATTGGAGAGGAAGTATTCGAGTTCATCGCATATCATCCCTTCTTCTTTGCCATCAAGGATGCTCAAAACACCTTATTCCTGGGCCACGTCAGTCAGTTGTGAGTCGACGCCGGAATGCCCCAATATGATGTTTTGTCCGCATCCAATAAATGCCAGTTCTCGATGTCAAGTGCACAAGTACCGACAGGTATATCAACCTGGTTGCTTGATTAGTTTTGGATTGCGTAATGCTTTTGGCCTTCCTGTTTGCTGCTTCTGTAATTAGAGCCATCCGAGCTGACGTTGATAGTTTATTAAGAGGACTTGGCCCGTTCAGCCTCCGATCCTGGCCGAGTGCCAGGCTCTTTGGCAGTCCTGTATCGGcctcctgtgtgtgtgtgtgtgcgcagAGGTAATAAATCAAAGTTGGTATAGCTATCAATCCCTGACACAGCGGCTCACAAAAAGAGTCAAGAACGAAGGCGAACTGCGCTGGGAAGAACTGGCAATTTGAATGCCCGTGGTAAGTGGCCGAAATCCAAACACACAAGGACCTGTGTGTGGACTGTCGGACTCACGGACACGC carries:
- the LOC6621834 gene encoding serine protease inhibitor 42Dd — protein: MSEPQEGRNQFARNLIDVITKDALQQSKNPHINTVFSPASVQSSLTLAFMGASGSTAEELRNGLQLGPGDRHHIALNFGEFWRTSCNYGDRGPVLKSVNRLYVNDSLELLTEFNEIAVDFFQSKAEATRFADSEGATQLINDWVEQETEHKITNLLQSDAVNNETSALLINVLYFKGKWQKPFMPETTSIDHFHVDRDTHVEVNMMYQEDKFRFAELPQLKARAVELPYEYSNIHMLILLPNEVNGLQELEQQLKTLDLADIDSALTLQDVEIFLPRMCIEYDVDLKQVLNQLGITEVFSDKAKLDGLFTSRSGQKISAARHRGYIDVNEAGSEAAAVSFMKIVPMMLNMNKKLFKADHPFVFYIRNPQAVFFAGRFSNPKSGSGPGEEGLSREGADASMYNV
- the LOC6607907 gene encoding serine protease inhibitor 42Dd, which encodes MYYLCLLLSITSVACQTSKEIYQLLSKSHTNQNLVVSPVSIETILSMVFMGAGGSTAQELQSALGLPSEDKEAVAARYGALLNQLQGQEEGPILKLANRIYVNDQYSLNQNYNLAVREPFKSEAESISLANGPVAAERINQWVLDQTSGKIKDMIDPGSMTSDVKALLVNAIFFKGQWESKFNPAKTRASTFQVTANKSVPVQMMAQMGTFRANYFRDLDAQVIELPYLNSNLSMTIFLPREVEGLSALEEKIVGFARPLDAKEVYLKLPKFKIEFRDELKETLEKLGIRELFTDKSDLSGLFADKSGGKVSQVSHKAFLEVNEEGAEAAGATSVAVTNRAGFSTFLMADHPFAFVIRDANTIYFQGRVVSP
- the LOC6607908 gene encoding LOW QUALITY PROTEIN: serine protease inhibitor 42Dd (The sequence of the model RefSeq protein was modified relative to this genomic sequence to represent the inferred CDS: inserted 2 bases in 1 codon; substituted 1 base at 1 genomic stop codon); the encoded protein is MARTLNYAKSPAGEAQXGQLAKSQSGRNIVLSPSSIRTGLALAYLGAESSTADXLKLRLGLEGAGKSEVAEKLAQLLPKGQWEKASGDEDGPKLKNANRIFVAQRFKLAQAYQDLVSKNFAAAAENVNFTQSADTAKHINSWVEEQTHQQIKDLIAPDSLDADTSAILVNAIYFKADWQSSFPDYATYDSDFVNHGGRKVGVDTMSQEDYFRFGELPELKAKVVELPYTGTDIVFLIILPQEEQGLAQVEEKLLGLDLNDISFQLSRRKVRVQLPKFKFEFDVPLQAALEELGIKKLFAPEANFSSLLQESEPLRISEVKHKAIIEVNEKGTTASGATFVKVSVESLLIGEEVFEFIAYHPFFFAIKDAQNTLFLGHVSQL